In Sorghum bicolor cultivar BTx623 chromosome 8, Sorghum_bicolor_NCBIv3, whole genome shotgun sequence, one genomic interval encodes:
- the LOC8066332 gene encoding uncharacterized protein LOC8066332 isoform X2, whose protein sequence is MVMEQQIRGASGSEVPVVKPEDAVPVVLPLGPIDRDEALLSPGTQEAVANHQVVKAFDDSGTNNYGTSKNTKDNNMNHKRKFEALETNIATSTEHGDGQSPTEDLQASVQMDKNRTENNSKSRNIPQDTIVIPDDDPVINDQALKSQQGKVTEKSDGIMYFQRYATLRLLQKMRDDTLHEHRVLGDRSAEYEMDIQTLLTETEMTPKLTSILKKHENIWKMMEAANPISFGEGCQTMKIKRKKLKEAILLRNKCQELDDICHESNWILPRYNVLPSVTGDMYQASVHLTGPDFNLSADGDMKVTPHDARDSAASNMLSQLQQKARED, encoded by the exons atggtgatggagcaacaAATCCGCGGCGCCAGTGGCAGCGAGGTGCCGGTGGTCAAGCCGGAGGACGCGGTGCCGGTGGTGCTGCCGCTCGGCCCGATCGACCGGGACGAGGCCCTGCTGTCGCCTGGGACACAGGAGGCCGTGGCGAATCATCAG gtagtaaaagcctttgATGATAGTGGCACCAACAACTATGGAACCAGCAAAAACACAAAAGACAACAACATGAACCACAAAAGAAAATTTGAAGCCTTGGAGACTAATATTGCTACCAGCACAGAACATGGGGACGGTCAGAGCCCCACAGAAGACTTACAAGCTA GTGTCCAGATGGATAAGAACAGAACAGAGAACAACTCTAAAAGTAGAAACATTCCCCAAGATACCATTGTG ATACCAGATGATGATCCTGTAATTAACGATCAAGCCTTGAAAAGCCAACAGGGAAAAGTCACTGAAAAGTCTG ATGGCATCATGTATTTTCAGAGGTATGCAACACTGCGATTACTTCAGAAGATGCGAGATGATACA CTCCACGAGCACCGTGTGCTTGGAGATCGAAGTGCTGAGTACGAAATGGACATCCAAACTCTCTTAACAG AAACAGAGATGACACCAAAATTAACGTCAATCCTAAAGAAACATGAGAATATTTGGAAGATGATGGAAGCTGCCAATCCAATTAGCTTTGGAGAAGGATGCCAAACTATGAAGATAAAGAGGAAGAAATTGAAAGAAGCCATACTTCTACGGAACAAATGCCAG GAACTGGATGACATATGCCATGAGAGCAACTGGATTCTTCCAAGATACAATGTACTTCCTTCAGTTACCGGTG ATATGTACCAGGCCAGTGTCCACCTTACAGGCCCAGATTTCAACTTGAGTGCAGATGGTGACATGAAGGTCACCCCTCATGATGCACGAGACTCAGCGGCATCCAACATGTTGTCTCAGCTTCAACAGAAGGCAAGGGAAGACTAG
- the LOC8066332 gene encoding uncharacterized protein LOC8066332 isoform X1 → MVMEQQIRGASGSEVPVVKPEDAVPVVLPLGPIDRDEALLSPGTQEAVANHQQVVKAFDDSGTNNYGTSKNTKDNNMNHKRKFEALETNIATSTEHGDGQSPTEDLQASVQMDKNRTENNSKSRNIPQDTIVIPDDDPVINDQALKSQQGKVTEKSDGIMYFQRYATLRLLQKMRDDTLHEHRVLGDRSAEYEMDIQTLLTETEMTPKLTSILKKHENIWKMMEAANPISFGEGCQTMKIKRKKLKEAILLRNKCQELDDICHESNWILPRYNVLPSVTGDMYQASVHLTGPDFNLSADGDMKVTPHDARDSAASNMLSQLQQKARED, encoded by the exons atggtgatggagcaacaAATCCGCGGCGCCAGTGGCAGCGAGGTGCCGGTGGTCAAGCCGGAGGACGCGGTGCCGGTGGTGCTGCCGCTCGGCCCGATCGACCGGGACGAGGCCCTGCTGTCGCCTGGGACACAGGAGGCCGTGGCGAATCATCAG caggtagtaaaagcctttgATGATAGTGGCACCAACAACTATGGAACCAGCAAAAACACAAAAGACAACAACATGAACCACAAAAGAAAATTTGAAGCCTTGGAGACTAATATTGCTACCAGCACAGAACATGGGGACGGTCAGAGCCCCACAGAAGACTTACAAGCTA GTGTCCAGATGGATAAGAACAGAACAGAGAACAACTCTAAAAGTAGAAACATTCCCCAAGATACCATTGTG ATACCAGATGATGATCCTGTAATTAACGATCAAGCCTTGAAAAGCCAACAGGGAAAAGTCACTGAAAAGTCTG ATGGCATCATGTATTTTCAGAGGTATGCAACACTGCGATTACTTCAGAAGATGCGAGATGATACA CTCCACGAGCACCGTGTGCTTGGAGATCGAAGTGCTGAGTACGAAATGGACATCCAAACTCTCTTAACAG AAACAGAGATGACACCAAAATTAACGTCAATCCTAAAGAAACATGAGAATATTTGGAAGATGATGGAAGCTGCCAATCCAATTAGCTTTGGAGAAGGATGCCAAACTATGAAGATAAAGAGGAAGAAATTGAAAGAAGCCATACTTCTACGGAACAAATGCCAG GAACTGGATGACATATGCCATGAGAGCAACTGGATTCTTCCAAGATACAATGTACTTCCTTCAGTTACCGGTG ATATGTACCAGGCCAGTGTCCACCTTACAGGCCCAGATTTCAACTTGAGTGCAGATGGTGACATGAAGGTCACCCCTCATGATGCACGAGACTCAGCGGCATCCAACATGTTGTCTCAGCTTCAACAGAAGGCAAGGGAAGACTAG
- the LOC110429886 gene encoding uncharacterized protein LOC110429886, with amino-acid sequence MLEVAAAQDLEETLSDVEASVGDLISAKEFEGMAAITFEFGQSTVRAEDIADMVEARFFKEGRAEAPPAGQTVPAPEEGYAVVFRDFFTCGLRMPPYHFLREVMESFNVELQHFSPNGILTLSKFAWACESYGAMPHIDTFCSYFELQRQPKKVKDAEGVECIAQFGSCAFMPRRTMPGPRCEISYCQKGKWEKDWMRAWFYVRTPAASKTLDDGSVDKVYPYASLMKELKPFSKVDPSQEMSEERLACDKAFALACRYSGGRDLVEEMVAADYWPLGRRTDEFTIEMVQVPVFGPPEGLPFPRFGAGIPEDETKESFLDRVEVSARRIVGKISEKEYLQRRSALGTMPRFNRVFEELGIEYEDYVIPPDVLLGLEKKKDSSKAVALAESKKRRGGGAVKQLAKKRRAEVVLETPVESSSARSSGAESNSVASAPAEAAAAGGAPEAEASRAVSSVRAPFASLLGEESSDAEAPVASPAREANPAESEGPRVASVGGGSPPKEVQVESSDEAESASVRRIRRAEAPLRPAGDGINSLYMGNDFLLIILFLCKF; translated from the coding sequence atgcttgaggtggctgcagctcaagatctggaggagacgttgtctgacgtcgaagcttctgtcggtgatctgataagtgcgaaggagtttgaggggatggcggcgaTTACTTTTGAATTCGGGCAGTCGACTGTGAGGGCGGAGGATATCGCTGACATGGTTGAGGCTAGATTTTTCAAGGAAGGTCGTGCGGAGGCTCCTCCTGCTGGTCAGACGGTGCCTGCGCCCGAAGAGGGGTATGCGGTGGTATTCAGGGACTTCTTCACCTGCGGACTTCGGATGCCTCCGTATCATTTCCTTCGCGAAGTGATGGAGAGCTTCAACGTGGAGCTGCAGCATTTCAGCCCCAATGGGATACTGACCCTTAGCAAATTCGCATGGGCGTGCGAATCCTACGGAGCCATGCCCCACATCGACACCTTCTGCTCGTACTTTGAGCTCCAGCGCCAgcctaagaaggtgaaggatgccgaaggtgtcgagtgcattgcgcagttcggaagctgcgcgttcatgccgcgccgcacaatgcctgggccaaggtgcgagatctcctactgccaaaaggggaagtgggagaaggattggatgagagCCTGGTTCTACGTGAGGACCCCCGCTGCGTCGAAGACTTTGGATGACGGCAGCGTTGATAAAGTTTATCCTTACGCGTCGCTGATGAAGGAGCTGAAGCCTTTCTCGAAGGTTGATCCTTCGCAGGAGATGTCGGAGGAACGACTTGCTTGTGACAAGGCATTTGCGTTGGCATGCCGATACTCCGGAGGCCGGGATTTGGTTGAGGAAATGGTCGCTGCTGACTACTGGCCACTTGGCCGCAGGACCGATGAGTTCACCATTGAGATGGTGCAAGTTCCTGTGTTTGGTCCTCCGGAGGGGTTGCCGTTTCCCCGGTTCGGCGCGGGTATTCCGGAGGATGAGACCAAGGAGTCCTTCCTTGATCGCGTGGAGGTTTCTGCGCGGAGGATCGTCGGGAAGATCTCGGAGAAGGAGTATCTCCAGCGGAGGTCTGCGCTCGGGACGATGCCCCGGTTTAACCGCGTTTTTGAGGAATTGGGGATTGAGTATGAGGATTATGTTATTCCTCCGGATGTTTTGCTTgggttggagaagaagaaggactcCTCGAAGGCTGTCGCCTtggcggagtcgaagaagaggaGAGGGGGTGGCGCAGTCAAGCAGCTTGCGAAGAAGCGGAGGGCGGAGGTTGTGCTAGAGACTcctgtggagtcttcctccgcCCGCTCATCTGGTGCCGAGTCGAACTCGGTAGCTTCTGCGCCTGCGGAGGCCGCTGCTGCTGGTGGAGCTCCTGAAGCTGAAGCTTCGCGTGCGGTCTCCTCTGTGCGCGCGCCTTTCGCGTCTCTGCTTGGGGAGGAGTCCtccgacgcggaggcccctgtGGCGAGCCCTGCGCGGGAGGCGAATCCTGCAGAGTCTGAGGGTCCGCGCGTTGCTTCGGTTGGCGGAGGGTCTCCGCCTAAGGAGGTTCAGGTGGAGTCCAGCGACGAAGCTGAGTCCGCCTCCGTTCGGAGGATCAGGAGGGCGGAGGCTCCCCTTCGTCCGGCTGGTGACGGTATTAACTCGTTATACATGGGTAATGATTTTTTAttgattattttgtttttatgcaAGTTTTGA